The stretch of DNA CTGGGGCAATACCAACAGGTTGTAATATTTTCCGAAAAATCGTCAAGATCCAGTTTGATTAAATCATGGTCGCAATAAGAGTCAGGAAGAGCAGTCCATGCAATTCCTGTTTTTACCAGTTTTTGTATTGAATCAATTGAAAATAGTTCGTGGTCGATTAACAAGGATATCCCATGCTGTGCAAAAAGACGTTCTAATTTATCTCGAATGGAAAAACCAGACTCTGTGAGTATGCAACCATGCCTTGACAGCGTTTGAAGATTAATTTTCTTTTTTCTCGCCAATGGATGATCAGACGCGGCAACAATAACAATAGGCTCCTCCTGAAGGCGGGTACTTTTAATCGAATGATCTATCGACAAGTCTTCGGTTGTTATCACCAAATCAATAATTCCATTTTGTAATGCTGGAATTAATTCTTGTTTTGCCATCTGCTTAATATGAAACTGGGGATAATGATTTTCTTTTGTTTTTAAAAACTCAATAAAATTAGGCAGGAAATGAAGTGCAGGATAAATAGAAACACCAATATAAATAGGAACGGAATTAAAATCAGGCTCATTTAGATTAGCAGCAGCATCCAGCATGGTATGCAAAATGAGACGCGCATAGGGAATTAATAATTTTCCTTCTATGGTAGGCATCACCATATTCGATTTTATTTCAAAAAGCTTTGTCTTGAATTCATTTTCAAGATTATTAATTCGTTTGCTGATGGTCGATTGAGTTACAAATAGCCGTTTGGCCGCTAAGGAATAGGAACGGTACTCATAGACCATCAGGAATGATTTCAATTCATTACTATTCATCTTTATCCCAGTGCCTTATCGTAAGGTAGTTCTTAAAAATGAGCCAGCAAGTCTATTGGTAATGGAGTACGCTTTTCATCGTAATAACTAATCCTTATATTGTCAAACAATAGCCTAGTCCATGTTAAAAAAGCCAGGATTCCAATTTTTCATAAGACAATAACTTTGAGTTAATTTTGCCCAGATATCATTGGTTTTGAATTTAATCAGAGGATAATGACATGAAAAATTTTAATCCAGTGACTGAGGCTACAGTAGAATCTTCAGAGACCTCCACAGAAGCCAGCGTTAACAAGACAAGCTATGCGGATATACCAAACGATGCGCAATTGCGAATTCTATCTTTTCTTGGCAATAAAGATTTGCTGAAGGCCTCCACTCTGGATAAGAGAACCAAGGCCCTGGTTGATATTGAAAAGGGGAATCGTGATTTAAAAGCTATTTCTTCCGATAATACCTATTTCGTCCTTGGCGGATGTGTTGAGATTACCAGGCGCAAGCTTACCAGCATCTATTATTCGACTCCACGAGAGGTAACCCTGAATGAAATAATCAAGGCTACACCTAAACCAAACACTCAGGTTAAGCTATTTCGTACCCGGAAAGAAGCAGAGTTAGCAGCTCATTCTTCAGATGACGATCCTACATCGTCCGTATTAAGACAAGTCGTTTTTGAAGTTAAACTTAAAGGCACACAAACGCTGCATAATATCGATTTTAAAGAGGAAAAACGTACTGTTGGTATTGTAGCTAAAACAGCGGTGGAATTTGAATCGGCATCTATAATATTTGACGATTCATTTGACATTCTTAAGGGTTACATTAATCGTAGAGAATATAAATTGCCAACCAGTTTAATTGAGAGTGCCGTAGGCAACGTTTCAGACTTGTGGTCATCACTTACTAATATGAACCCTTTTAAATAATTGCCGTCTTTAGATAAGGGAGCTTTGTAACTCCCTTATTTTTAATATGATCTCGTCTTTTATCGTATTATTGTATGGCCCAATTGATTTATCATTTTTTGACGACGCAGATGACTTGAATTTACCGGCCTTGGCCAGTAGAGTACGTACTGGTAAATCATTCTCTCGGCTTATGGGATTTGGCTTAAATTTATTCATCATCATTGCTGACCAGTTCATGCTGTTTGTTGTTAACATGCTGGTTGCCCGCCATGCCGGAGAAGAGTTATTCGGCGATTTTACAGTCGCTACCAATGCTTTGCTGCTACTGGCCACTTTAATTACTTTGGGTATAGACTCCATCATTGCCTATTACGTACCCAAACTATTCATTCATCGAAAATACAGTGAAATTCAAACCTTAACTTTCTCTATGAAGGGGTTTTTAAAACCGATATATATAACGGTTCTGGTGATTGGTCTTTTGATGGCTCTGACCTTGACCGTATTAAGTCAGGTGATCAGCAGCCTGACGCTTTTTGATATTAGTCATCCACTGTTTTTATTTATATGGGGAACGGTCGCGCTGTCCTTATACAACATTTATCTGCAGTTTTTCCGCGCCATCGATTATATGCGCACAGCAGTCATCATGAGTTTATTGCAGACCCTGTGTTATTTTATTTTCAGCCTGCTGATTTATTTTTACATCTATCCTTATTTTTTCCAGCATGAACGCCGCTATTTTCCGCATATCATGCTGATTGGTTTTATTGCCAGTTACTTGGTCATTGTGCTGCTGTCAATTGCTATTCAAAATCGCAGCGCACTCAAACGCTACAAAAAATCAGCAGAGCTTCGGCAGGAATGGAAAGGAAAAATTTACGGTTATACCGTTCAGAATCTAAATAAATATATTTTTACCGCAATTCCTTTGATGATCATTGAATGGCTGGGACAGCATGAACGCTCAGTGGGATTATTTTCTGCGGTAAGCTCCATTGTCTCTCTGGGATTTATTGCCATTGCACCGATTGGAATTCTCATTGGCCCTGATATTTCCGCGGCCTTTGCGCAAAGCCGTGAGCATTTGAAAAAAGTGATGCGTAAATATCTGTGGATTTGTTTTGCTATTTCTTTGGTCGTTGTGGCCATCTTAGGCCTTTCTGCCCGGCAAATTCTTTTATGGTATAAATCTGATTTTATCGATGCGCTTCCCTACACCTACTTTTGTCTAATCAATGTAGTCACTTACGCGATTTCAATGCCCTTGTCCAAGATGATTCAATATTCCCATGAAGGCAGTGAAGTGGGAGCAAAACTGACCATTGATTTATTGGTTTTCCAGCTGTTTTGCTGCCTGATATTAATTAATTGGCTGGGCCTCGACGGCGCTATTATCTGTTATATCGGCATTAACATTGTTTACAATGCAGCCATGATTCGCATGGCCAGAAAAATTATGCGCATCGACCCCTTTGGAAATGAACTGGTTTAAATGTGAACTTTGCAAATAATTAACAAAAGCAAATTTGCATTAATCCCTTTCAAAGCATATTCTGAATATAACAAAGGTATTCTTGCTCGGCTAACAGCCTACTTATGGAGCCAGAACCTAGATGCGGTGTGCAAGCTTAACTCGAATTAAGAAGCCTGAAGCATCTAATAGGGCGACCACATTGGAACCTAGAACCGCAGCAAGAATACCTTTATCTCTTTTGTGATTCCTGGTCTCTTACAATTCCTGCGAATATGACATTAGGCCAAGGGCCAACCTACACTAATCAATCGGCTACCTCTGTTCGCTCTTCTTCTCTTTAACCCGAGCCAAAGCCTGCAGAATGTAATCCTGCTTGGCGATAACATCAGCCTGGTTATTCTTTGCCGCAGCGGCCAATTGTTTTTTCTGGCGGTAGGCTTGCTGTTGCTCATGTTCCTGACGCAGCAAACGGA from Legionella quinlivanii encodes:
- a CDS encoding LysR family transcriptional regulator; amino-acid sequence: MNSNELKSFLMVYEYRSYSLAAKRLFVTQSTISKRINNLENEFKTKLFEIKSNMVMPTIEGKLLIPYARLILHTMLDAAANLNEPDFNSVPIYIGVSIYPALHFLPNFIEFLKTKENHYPQFHIKQMAKQELIPALQNGIIDLVITTEDLSIDHSIKSTRLQEEPIVIVAASDHPLARKKKINLQTLSRHGCILTESGFSIRDKLERLFAQHGISLLIDHELFSIDSIQKLVKTGIAWTALPDSYCDHDLIKLDLDDFSENITTCWYCPRSRGDSKIIQYIAKLFRESLSSDKMNPRPG